Proteins encoded together in one Dechloromonas sp. HYN0024 window:
- a CDS encoding GGDEF domain-containing protein — MNRMHSITLSFHDPVTECAFARQLVPRLRLQGRAAIVVGVIIYFLYGTLDHLFVPPEQLGMVWGIRMLALTVPLVVIGLTFSRWFERANQFPLALVGLSSALGLILMLWHLPVESSGYYYPGLMLATFYTYNLLGARFIHALGVNVFVLLLYNILFGYVRAYPEPILLSENFFMISANLIGGAAGYLVEYQRRQLFLREQQLDEERRQHLERSLHDRLTGLPNRDLLDDRIKQALALARRDAERHAGFFLDLDGFKSVNDQLGHEVGDIVLREIARRLIAATRETDTISRLGGDEFFLLVQDIGSCDAAAHLAAKLIDLIEQPVAGLPSSLALSASIGICLFPRSGLENSAEAIIRWADQAMYRAKAGGKRGYFLAD, encoded by the coding sequence ATGAACAGAATGCATTCGATCACCTTGAGTTTCCACGACCCGGTCACCGAGTGTGCCTTTGCCCGGCAATTGGTGCCGCGTCTGCGCCTTCAGGGGCGGGCGGCGATTGTCGTCGGCGTGATCATTTATTTCCTGTATGGCACCCTCGATCACCTGTTTGTCCCGCCCGAGCAACTGGGCATGGTTTGGGGCATTCGCATGCTGGCGTTGACCGTGCCGCTGGTGGTCATCGGGCTGACCTTTTCGCGCTGGTTCGAGCGCGCCAACCAGTTTCCGCTGGCTTTGGTCGGGCTGTCGTCGGCGCTTGGTCTGATCCTCATGCTCTGGCATCTGCCGGTCGAAAGCAGCGGCTACTACTACCCGGGCCTGATGCTCGCCACCTTCTATACCTACAATCTGCTCGGCGCCCGCTTCATTCATGCCCTCGGCGTCAATGTCTTCGTCCTGCTCCTCTACAACATCCTGTTTGGCTACGTACGTGCCTATCCCGAGCCTATTCTGCTGAGCGAAAATTTTTTCATGATCTCGGCCAACCTGATCGGCGGTGCTGCCGGCTATCTGGTCGAATATCAGCGCCGCCAGCTTTTTCTGCGTGAGCAGCAACTCGATGAGGAGCGTCGTCAGCACCTCGAGCGCTCACTGCATGACCGCCTGACCGGCCTGCCCAATCGCGACCTGCTCGACGACCGGATCAAGCAGGCCTTGGCGCTGGCGCGTCGTGACGCCGAGCGGCATGCCGGCTTTTTTCTCGATCTCGATGGATTCAAGAGCGTGAACGACCAGTTGGGACATGAAGTCGGCGATATCGTGCTGCGTGAAATAGCCCGTCGCCTGATTGCTGCGACGCGTGAAACGGACACCATTTCACGTCTCGGTGGTGACGAGTTTTTCCTGCTTGTGCAGGATATCGGTTCATGCGATGCGGCCGCCCATCTGGCGGCAAAGCTCATCGATCTGATCGAGCAGCCGGTCGCCGGCCTGCCGTCATCACTGGCCCTCAGTGCCAGCATCGGCATTTGCCTGTTTCCCCGGAGTGGGCTGGAAAACAGTGCCGAGGCGATTATCCGCTGGGCTGACCAGGCCATGTACCGGGCCAAGGCCGGGGGCAAGCGGGGCTATTTCCTGGCCGACTAG